A DNA window from Halostella litorea contains the following coding sequences:
- a CDS encoding trimeric intracellular cation channel family protein has protein sequence MNTVGLVAFALVGSAKAIREEFDLFGIAVVGLAMAFAGGATRDLLVNRVPLALESPVEVGLGLVGVGLAVALSAALSSPDSHPITLVSDAVGLGAFATTGAIVATGAGVSAFGVVAIATINAVGGGAVADILLDRAPFILFDDFYASCAVLGGCAYWAALSVGAAGPTAAAACAVVTVGTRLAAVTYGWDLPSVQRLGIDT, from the coding sequence ATGAACACGGTCGGGCTGGTCGCCTTCGCTCTCGTCGGGTCGGCGAAGGCGATCCGCGAGGAGTTCGACCTGTTCGGCATCGCGGTCGTCGGGCTGGCGATGGCGTTCGCCGGCGGGGCGACGCGGGACCTCCTGGTGAACCGGGTCCCGCTGGCGCTGGAGTCGCCGGTCGAGGTCGGCCTGGGGCTGGTCGGCGTCGGGCTGGCGGTCGCGCTGAGCGCGGCCCTCTCGTCGCCGGACAGCCATCCGATCACGCTCGTCTCGGACGCGGTCGGGCTCGGGGCGTTCGCGACGACCGGCGCTATCGTCGCAACGGGGGCGGGCGTGTCGGCGTTCGGCGTCGTCGCCATCGCCACCATCAACGCGGTCGGCGGCGGTGCCGTCGCGGACATCCTCCTCGACCGCGCCCCGTTCATCCTCTTCGACGACTTCTACGCGAGCTGTGCGGTGTTGGGCGGGTGCGCGTACTGGGCGGCGTTGAGCGTCGGCGCGGCCGGACCGACCGCGGCCGCGGCCTGTGCGGTCGTGACCGTCGGAACGCGGCTGGCGGCGGTGACGTACGGCTGGGACCTCCCCTCGGTGCAGCGCCTCGGGATCGATACCTGA
- the hcsS gene encoding halo-CC-star protein HcsS, which translates to MLLSADADDVLAAAESLGDALRAAKAEESAEAFESTVRECNEAITEATGVEYGEACDAGSDCC; encoded by the coding sequence GTGCTGTTGAGCGCCGACGCCGACGACGTGCTGGCCGCCGCCGAGTCGCTCGGCGACGCGCTTCGGGCAGCCAAGGCGGAGGAGAGCGCGGAGGCGTTCGAATCGACGGTCCGCGAGTGTAACGAGGCGATCACCGAGGCGACGGGCGTCGAGTACGGCGAGGCCTGCGATGCGGGGAGCGACTGCTGTTAG
- a CDS encoding ArsR/SmtB family transcription factor has product MSSTDRLRRYLTDEQGSCCEADVEERLAELESLDAGESAIESDVDVLSAFANETRYRILRLLHVANEELCVCEFAPLVDVSDSAISHALSKLTEAGLVTRRKDGKWRKYRATPRASAVIVALDGSREL; this is encoded by the coding sequence ATGTCATCTACCGACCGGCTCCGACGCTACCTCACCGACGAGCAGGGGAGTTGCTGCGAGGCCGACGTCGAGGAGCGGCTCGCGGAACTCGAATCGCTCGACGCGGGCGAATCCGCGATCGAATCCGACGTCGACGTCCTCTCCGCGTTCGCGAACGAGACGCGCTACAGGATCCTCCGGCTCCTGCACGTCGCCAACGAGGAACTGTGCGTCTGCGAGTTCGCCCCGCTCGTCGACGTCAGCGACAGCGCCATCAGCCACGCGCTGTCCAAGCTCACCGAGGCGGGCCTCGTCACCCGCCGCAAGGACGGGAAGTGGCGCAAATATCGCGCGACGCCGCGGGCAAGCGCCGTCATCGTCGCGCTAGACGGCTCGCGCGAACTCTGA
- the hcsL gene encoding halo-CC-star protein HcsL, translating into MSDAQSVDPAVEDALDAFTETLRESETYREFVAAEEALADDAEALALLREYREKQQRVRRSDFDGDLMSELKALRSEVADNETIQRHQAAQEALVDLLRRTDDAVSERIGEDFARSLGGGCC; encoded by the coding sequence GTGAGCGACGCGCAGTCGGTCGACCCGGCCGTCGAGGACGCGCTCGACGCGTTCACCGAGACCCTCAGGGAGTCCGAGACGTACCGGGAGTTCGTCGCCGCCGAGGAGGCCCTCGCGGACGACGCGGAGGCGCTGGCGCTCCTCCGGGAGTACCGGGAGAAACAGCAGCGCGTCCGCCGGTCCGACTTCGACGGCGACCTGATGAGCGAACTCAAGGCCCTCAGGTCGGAGGTCGCGGACAACGAGACGATCCAGCGCCACCAAGCCGCACAGGAGGCGCTCGTCGACCTGCTCCGGCGGACGGACGACGCGGTCAGCGAGCGGATCGGCGAGGACTTCGCCCGGTCGCTCGGGGGTGGGTGCTGTTGA
- a CDS encoding aldehyde dehydrogenase family protein, translated as MSQGSGSETHQHYIAGKWTDGEGTETFESTNPATGESLGEFRRGTEADVDRAMAAADDAFEEWRELSRIDRAEYLWDIYHELRDRHDELGQIVTKECGKEISEGKADVTEAWHMVEWAAGDARHPKGDVVPSEIPEKDAYMRRKPRGVVGCITPWNFPVAIPFWHMAVSLVEGNTVVWKPAEQTPWCGQVIAEMFEDAGIPDGVFNMVQGFGDAGNAIVQDDRTDTVLFTGSAEVGHQIADTVGGTPGKLAACEMGGKNGIVVTEQADLDIAVHSAVMSSFKTTGQRCVSSERLIVHTDVYDEFKERFVEIAEQVAVGDPLDDETFMGPAIEPDHVEKIQKYNDLAQQEGANVLVDRAELDDDEIPEGHAEGNWVGPFVYEVDYDEDLRCLKEEVFGPHVALVEYEGDIERAVEIHNDTPYGLAGAVISEDYRQINYYRDHAEVGLAYGNLPCIGAEVQLPFGGVKKSGNGYPSAREVIEAVTERTAWTLNNSTDIEMAQGLSADITTQDD; from the coding sequence ATGAGTCAGGGAAGCGGTTCCGAGACGCACCAGCACTACATCGCCGGCAAGTGGACCGACGGCGAGGGCACGGAGACGTTCGAGAGCACTAATCCCGCGACCGGCGAATCCTTGGGCGAGTTCCGCCGGGGCACAGAGGCCGACGTCGACCGGGCGATGGCCGCCGCAGACGACGCCTTCGAGGAGTGGCGCGAACTCTCCCGCATCGACCGCGCCGAGTACCTCTGGGACATCTACCACGAACTCCGCGACCGACACGACGAACTCGGCCAAATCGTCACCAAGGAGTGCGGCAAGGAGATCAGCGAGGGCAAAGCCGACGTCACCGAGGCCTGGCACATGGTCGAGTGGGCCGCCGGCGACGCCCGCCACCCCAAGGGCGACGTCGTCCCCAGCGAGATCCCCGAAAAAGACGCCTACATGCGCCGCAAGCCCCGCGGCGTCGTCGGCTGTATCACCCCCTGGAACTTCCCCGTCGCCATCCCCTTCTGGCACATGGCCGTCTCGCTGGTCGAGGGCAACACCGTCGTCTGGAAGCCCGCCGAGCAAACCCCCTGGTGTGGCCAGGTCATCGCCGAAATGTTCGAGGACGCCGGCATCCCCGACGGCGTGTTCAACATGGTCCAGGGCTTCGGCGACGCCGGCAACGCCATCGTCCAGGACGACCGCACCGACACCGTCCTCTTTACCGGCTCCGCGGAAGTCGGCCACCAGATCGCCGACACCGTCGGCGGCACCCCCGGCAAACTCGCCGCCTGCGAAATGGGCGGCAAAAACGGCATCGTCGTCACCGAACAGGCTGACCTCGACATCGCCGTCCATTCGGCCGTCATGTCCAGCTTCAAAACCACTGGCCAGCGCTGTGTCTCTTCGGAGCGCCTCATCGTCCACACGGACGTCTACGACGAGTTCAAGGAGCGCTTCGTCGAGATCGCCGAACAGGTCGCCGTCGGCGATCCCCTCGACGACGAGACGTTCATGGGACCGGCCATCGAACCCGACCACGTCGAGAAAATTCAGAAGTACAACGACCTCGCACAGCAGGAGGGCGCGAACGTGCTCGTCGACCGCGCGGAACTCGACGACGATGAAATCCCCGAGGGCCACGCCGAGGGCAACTGGGTTGGCCCGTTCGTTTACGAGGTCGACTACGACGAGGACCTGCGCTGCCTGAAGGAGGAGGTGTTCGGCCCCCACGTCGCCCTGGTCGAGTACGAGGGCGACATCGAGCGCGCGGTGGAGATCCACAACGACACGCCGTACGGGCTGGCCGGCGCGGTCATCAGCGAGGACTACCGCCAGATCAACTACTACCGCGACCACGCGGAAGTGGGCCTGGCGTACGGTAACCTGCCCTGTATCGGCGCTGAAGTGCAGCTACCGTTCGGCGGCGTCAAGAAGTCCGGCAACGGCTACCCGAGCGCCCGTGAAGTGATCGAGGCCGTCACCGAGCGCACCGCCTGGACGCTCAACAACTCCACCGACATCGAGATGGCACAGGGTCTCTCTGCTGACATCACTACCCAGGACGACTGA
- a CDS encoding proline dehydrogenase family protein: MIPPIANNFVAAESTEGALEYAADLNGRGVSAILNLLGEHYDERGPAAEDAEEYRRLTAEIAERGLDASISVKPSQVGLDVGDDAFAENLTDIVGNAIDHDVFVWVDMEDHTTTDATLDAVVENAERDGAEVGVAIQANLKRTGDDLERLAATDATVRLVKGAYDEPASVAHTDKSRVNEAYEEHLDYLFSEFDRVAVGSHDPQMISRARRLHEEYGTPYEIQMLMGVREDAQFDLAAEDVCVVQYVPYGSKWAQYFYRRVMERKENLLFAARAILP; encoded by the coding sequence GTGATTCCGCCGATCGCGAACAACTTCGTGGCTGCCGAATCGACGGAGGGGGCGCTGGAGTACGCCGCCGACCTCAACGGCCGGGGCGTCAGTGCCATCCTCAACCTCCTCGGCGAGCACTACGACGAGCGCGGCCCCGCGGCCGAGGACGCCGAGGAGTACCGCCGCCTGACCGCCGAGATAGCCGAGCGCGGGCTCGACGCGTCGATCAGCGTCAAACCCAGCCAGGTCGGACTCGACGTCGGCGACGACGCCTTCGCCGAGAACCTCACCGACATCGTCGGCAACGCCATCGACCACGACGTCTTCGTCTGGGTCGACATGGAGGACCACACGACGACGGACGCGACGCTCGATGCCGTCGTCGAGAACGCCGAACGCGACGGGGCCGAGGTCGGCGTCGCCATCCAGGCGAACCTCAAGCGGACCGGCGACGACCTCGAACGCCTCGCCGCGACCGACGCGACCGTCCGCCTCGTCAAGGGGGCGTACGACGAACCCGCGTCGGTCGCCCACACGGACAAATCGCGGGTGAACGAGGCCTACGAGGAACACCTCGACTACCTCTTCAGCGAGTTCGACCGCGTCGCCGTCGGGAGCCACGACCCACAGATGATCTCGCGCGCCCGACGCCTCCACGAGGAGTACGGCACGCCCTACGAGATACAGATGCTCATGGGGGTGCGCGAGGACGCCCAGTTCGACCTCGCGGCCGAGGACGTGTGCGTCGTCCAGTACGTCCCCTACGGGTCGAAGTGGGCGCAGTACTTCTACCGCCGCGTCATGGAGCGCAAGGAGAACCTCCTCTTTGCCGCCCGCGCGATCCTGCCGTGA
- a CDS encoding CNNM domain-containing protein — MDTIELTVRLLAGAALILANGFFVAIEFALTRVRQFPESEFDVPGLRRAWGMTQDLEIYLTSCQVGISATSIAVGIVAEPAVASLIEPFFGNTFLASVGAGGVLGFVIINLLHLTHGEQTPTYLGVERTKLVARYGATPLYWFAKLLYPVIVLGDGVAKWTLRLFGIEMTGAWLETETDRVESRADLRHRLGTLLDRGDITEERKEEILNAFTVGDTPVREVMTARGDVLSLSTTASVRENVDRIGKSPHTRFPLVGDGLKDFRGIVYVPAVVNRIDDLRRGDATFEDVAAPPMTVRQDTPISDAVDRFQAEHQELALVVDDADEVVGLVTATDALEAVMGEIEDPLDVELGTPSGASP; from the coding sequence ATGGACACGATCGAACTGACGGTTCGGCTGCTCGCCGGGGCGGCGCTCATCCTGGCGAACGGCTTCTTCGTCGCGATCGAGTTCGCGCTCACCCGCGTGCGTCAGTTCCCGGAGTCCGAGTTCGACGTGCCCGGCCTGCGACGCGCCTGGGGGATGACCCAGGACCTCGAGATCTACCTCACGAGCTGTCAGGTGGGCATCTCCGCGACGAGCATCGCCGTCGGCATCGTCGCGGAGCCGGCGGTGGCGTCGCTGATCGAGCCGTTCTTCGGGAACACGTTCCTCGCGTCGGTCGGGGCGGGCGGCGTCCTCGGGTTCGTCATCATCAACCTGCTCCACCTGACACACGGCGAGCAGACGCCGACGTACCTCGGCGTCGAACGGACGAAGCTCGTCGCCCGGTACGGCGCGACGCCGCTGTACTGGTTCGCGAAGCTGCTGTACCCGGTGATCGTACTCGGCGACGGCGTCGCGAAGTGGACGCTCCGCCTCTTCGGCATCGAGATGACCGGCGCGTGGCTGGAGACCGAGACCGACCGGGTCGAATCGCGCGCCGACCTCCGCCACCGGCTCGGCACCCTGCTCGACCGCGGGGACATCACCGAGGAACGCAAGGAGGAGATACTCAACGCCTTCACCGTCGGCGACACGCCCGTCCGGGAGGTGATGACCGCCCGCGGGGACGTCCTCTCCCTCTCGACGACGGCGTCCGTCCGGGAGAACGTCGACCGGATCGGCAAAAGCCCCCATACGCGGTTCCCGCTCGTCGGCGACGGCCTCAAAGACTTCCGCGGCATCGTCTACGTCCCGGCGGTCGTCAACCGGATCGACGACCTCCGCCGCGGCGACGCCACCTTCGAGGACGTGGCGGCCCCGCCGATGACGGTCCGGCAGGACACGCCCATCAGCGACGCCGTCGACCGCTTCCAGGCGGAACACCAGGAACTCGCGCTCGTGGTCGACGACGCCGACGAGGTCGTGGGGCTGGTCACCGCGACCGACGCGCTCGAAGCCGTGATGGGCGAGATCGAGGACCCCCTCGACGTGGAACTGGGGACGCCGTCGGGCGCGTCCCCCTGA
- a CDS encoding DUF2249 domain-containing protein, which translates to MTELSLLGRSADESRRELYDALTDAEPGDELAVEADRDVDAHLVRYQIDRGRALDWEYAHPDAEPRELRVTKGEPLAEGELGTIDVRDLKPQRRHEALLDIFDELEPDEGFVLVNDHDPKPLYHELKSMHGDVVEWEYRNRGSDGWRVAVVKTGESDADDDDVVTRYDVREIPKQERHPTIHHRYGMIPEGGTMELIAPHEPKPLRREFRQQYGGSFAWNVVEKEPGRCRVRITKAREADDGAADEPERDASDAPSGDGSLEIREELDVRDRPPAQRHELIFESYADLDDGEGFVLVNDHDPKPLYHQFEAEAGPEFRWEYRQKEPGEFRVVIGKAERVGSATSDEGPTTPF; encoded by the coding sequence ATGACGGAACTCAGCCTCCTCGGTCGGTCCGCGGACGAGTCCCGACGGGAACTGTACGACGCGCTGACGGACGCGGAGCCCGGCGACGAACTCGCCGTCGAGGCCGACCGGGACGTCGACGCGCACCTGGTCAGATACCAGATCGACCGGGGCCGCGCGCTCGACTGGGAGTACGCGCACCCGGACGCGGAGCCGAGGGAACTCCGGGTGACCAAGGGCGAACCGCTGGCCGAGGGCGAACTCGGAACGATCGACGTGCGGGACCTGAAGCCACAGCGGCGACACGAGGCCCTCCTCGACATCTTCGACGAACTGGAGCCGGACGAGGGGTTCGTCCTCGTCAACGACCACGACCCCAAGCCGCTGTATCACGAACTGAAGTCGATGCACGGCGACGTGGTCGAGTGGGAGTACCGGAACCGCGGGTCGGACGGATGGCGGGTCGCGGTTGTCAAGACCGGCGAGTCCGACGCCGACGACGACGACGTCGTCACGCGGTACGACGTCCGGGAAATCCCCAAGCAGGAGCGGCACCCGACGATCCATCACCGGTACGGGATGATCCCGGAGGGCGGGACGATGGAACTGATCGCCCCGCACGAGCCGAAACCGCTCCGCCGCGAGTTCCGCCAGCAGTACGGCGGCTCGTTCGCCTGGAACGTCGTCGAGAAGGAGCCGGGCCGCTGCCGCGTCCGGATCACGAAGGCGCGCGAGGCGGACGACGGGGCCGCCGACGAACCGGAGCGCGACGCGTCCGACGCACCGTCGGGCGACGGGTCGCTCGAAATCCGCGAGGAACTGGACGTCCGGGACCGTCCCCCGGCACAGCGCCACGAACTGATCTTCGAGTCCTACGCCGACCTCGACGACGGCGAGGGGTTCGTCCTCGTCAACGACCACGACCCCAAGCCGCTGTACCACCAGTTCGAAGCCGAGGCCGGGCCGGAGTTCCGCTGGGAGTACCGACAGAAGGAGCCCGGGGAGTTCAGGGTCGTCATCGGAAAGGCCGAACGCGTGGGGAGCGCGACGTCCGACGAGGGACCGACGACGCCGTTCTGA
- the arsD gene encoding arsenite efflux transporter metallochaperone ArsD, translating to MTELTLYEEAMCCSTGVCGPDPDDELVRVSAALDQLEEELDDVEITRANMQHDIERFLETERVYDLVDEEGPSVLPITVVDGEIVATGAYLSYDELEATVAGDARPQEA from the coding sequence ATGACTGAACTCACGCTGTACGAGGAAGCGATGTGCTGTTCGACCGGCGTCTGCGGCCCGGACCCCGACGACGAACTCGTCCGGGTCAGCGCCGCGCTCGACCAACTGGAGGAGGAGTTGGACGACGTCGAGATCACCCGCGCGAACATGCAACACGACATCGAGCGGTTCCTGGAGACGGAGCGGGTCTACGACCTCGTCGACGAGGAGGGCCCCTCCGTGCTCCCGATCACCGTCGTCGACGGCGAGATAGTCGCCACCGGGGCGTACCTCTCGTACGACGAACTCGAAGCGACAGTCGCCGGCGACGCCCGGCCACAGGAGGCCTGA
- a CDS encoding helix-turn-helix domain-containing protein: protein MSQADVETCNRALLQVWHGDCWGIDAASETGAEMLMHRVHRVSDGTAKGHFTVFDGEGEDIESFIDAVRGSEYTESVNVLPSQQLEYESLFGVPSADLIVDYDAGHSVGDALISEGFINHSPVHVRGTGERWPVFIQESRAEMETRLDRIRERVDAEIDVEQVISGDRQLSHGPLPIQYSLSPKQKEVVGFARQAGYYEWPRETSVREMSSEFSVSKTTFLEHLRKAEAKIMDP, encoded by the coding sequence ATGAGTCAGGCAGACGTAGAGACGTGCAACCGCGCGCTGTTACAGGTCTGGCACGGGGACTGCTGGGGGATAGACGCCGCGTCGGAGACGGGCGCGGAGATGCTCATGCACCGCGTCCACCGCGTTTCGGACGGGACCGCGAAGGGGCATTTCACGGTGTTCGACGGCGAGGGCGAGGATATCGAGTCGTTCATAGACGCCGTACGGGGGTCGGAGTACACGGAGTCGGTGAACGTCCTGCCGAGTCAACAGTTGGAGTACGAGTCGCTGTTCGGCGTCCCGTCGGCGGACCTCATCGTCGACTACGACGCCGGCCACAGCGTCGGGGACGCGCTGATCTCGGAGGGGTTCATCAACCACAGCCCGGTCCACGTCCGGGGGACCGGCGAGCGCTGGCCGGTGTTCATCCAGGAGTCCCGGGCGGAGATGGAGACCCGTCTCGACCGGATCCGGGAGCGGGTCGACGCCGAAATCGACGTCGAGCAGGTCATCTCCGGCGACCGACAGCTGAGTCACGGCCCCCTGCCGATCCAGTACAGCCTCTCGCCGAAGCAAAAGGAGGTCGTCGGCTTCGCACGGCAGGCCGGCTACTACGAGTGGCCCCGGGAGACCTCGGTCCGGGAGATGAGTTCGGAGTTCTCCGTGTCGAAGACGACGTTTCTGGAGCACCTCCGCAAGGCCGAGGCCAAGATCATGGACCCGTGA
- a CDS encoding MOSC domain-containing protein, which produces MARLERLRIFPVKGLDGIDLDAAEVLDGGTLEHDREFALFDAEGDVLNGKRTDRVHDLSTEFDPASASLRVETGAGETRRFDLESERERAAEWFGDFFDADLTLRRDASLGYVDRRGMGPSVVSTATLETVASWFEDMTVDGARRRLRANVEVSGVPAFWEDRFVGEAAPGFAVGDVRFEGVTPCGRCVVPQRDPDTGDPTPEFRERFVAKRRETFPEWADDDAFDHHYSLMIIARVPESDRGRTLRVDDDVAVDD; this is translated from the coding sequence ATGGCCCGCCTGGAGCGACTCAGGATCTTTCCGGTGAAGGGACTCGACGGGATCGACCTCGACGCGGCCGAAGTGCTCGACGGCGGCACGCTGGAACACGACCGCGAGTTCGCGCTGTTCGACGCCGAGGGGGACGTCCTCAACGGCAAACGGACCGACCGGGTCCACGACCTCTCGACCGAATTCGACCCGGCGTCCGCGTCGCTGCGCGTCGAAACGGGGGCCGGCGAGACCCGCCGGTTCGACCTCGAATCGGAGCGCGAGCGCGCCGCCGAGTGGTTCGGCGACTTCTTCGATGCCGACCTGACGCTCCGGCGCGACGCGTCGCTCGGGTACGTCGACCGGCGGGGGATGGGACCCTCGGTCGTCAGCACGGCGACGCTCGAAACCGTCGCGTCGTGGTTCGAGGACATGACCGTCGACGGCGCTCGGCGACGGCTCCGGGCGAACGTCGAGGTTTCGGGCGTCCCGGCGTTCTGGGAGGACCGGTTCGTCGGCGAAGCGGCACCCGGGTTCGCGGTCGGCGACGTCCGCTTCGAGGGCGTCACGCCGTGCGGGCGCTGTGTCGTTCCCCAGCGGGACCCGGACACCGGCGACCCGACCCCCGAGTTCCGCGAGCGGTTCGTGGCGAAGCGCCGCGAGACGTTCCCCGAGTGGGCCGACGACGACGCGTTCGACCACCACTACTCGCTGATGATAATCGCCCGCGTGCCCGAGTCCGACCGCGGGCGAACCCTGCGCGTCGACGACGACGTCGCGGTCGACGACTGA
- the arsA gene encoding arsenical pump-driving ATPase, with amino-acid sequence MAGAATPAREVVEPTGEETEFVFFSGKGGVGKSTVSCATAAWLADNGYETLLVTTDPAPNLSDIFEQEIGHEVTGIRNVENLSAIEIDPDVAAEEYRRETLEPMRELLDDEQLETVEEQLNSPCVEEIAAFDNFVDFMDSPEYDVVVFDTAPTGHTIRLMELPSDWNAELEKGGSTCIGPAASMGDKKAAYERAIDTLQDGERTAFAFVGKPEDSSIDEIERSAADLRELGIEPQLLVVNGYLPESVCDDPFFGGKREDERAVIDRARSAFSDRAVATYPLQPGEIAGLDLLSDVSGVIYDGDEPAVDVDDGAAAPSADATPDVDSLADADAVADQLRPADGTRYLFFTGKGGVGKSTVASTTATALAEQGYETLVVTTDPAAHLEDIFGEPVGHEPTSVGQPGLDAARIDQERALEEYREQVLDHVTEMYEDGDGDVDVDAAVANVEEELESPCAEEMAALEKFVSYFDEDGYDVVVFDTAPTGHTLRLLELPSDWKGFMDLGSLTRGAAPESADRYDDVIETMQDPARSTFAFVMSPEYTPMMEAYRAAEDLRDQVGIETSLVVANYLLPEEYGDNAFFESRRAQQRRYIDEIADRFDAPMMLAPLRGDEPVGLDDLRSFAEAIAGLESLDEEAPEVTAS; translated from the coding sequence ATGGCGGGAGCAGCAACCCCCGCCCGCGAGGTCGTCGAACCGACCGGGGAGGAGACGGAGTTCGTCTTCTTCAGCGGCAAGGGCGGGGTCGGCAAGAGCACCGTCAGCTGTGCGACCGCCGCGTGGCTCGCCGACAACGGGTACGAGACGCTGCTGGTGACGACCGACCCCGCGCCGAACCTCTCGGACATCTTCGAGCAGGAGATCGGCCACGAGGTGACCGGGATCCGGAACGTCGAGAACCTCTCGGCGATCGAGATCGACCCGGACGTGGCCGCCGAGGAGTACCGCCGGGAGACGCTCGAACCGATGCGGGAGCTGCTGGACGACGAGCAGCTCGAAACCGTCGAGGAGCAGCTCAACAGCCCCTGCGTCGAGGAGATCGCCGCCTTCGACAACTTCGTCGACTTCATGGACAGTCCGGAGTACGACGTGGTCGTCTTCGACACCGCGCCGACGGGGCACACGATCCGCCTGATGGAGCTGCCGAGCGACTGGAACGCCGAACTCGAGAAGGGCGGCTCGACCTGTATCGGGCCGGCGGCGTCGATGGGCGACAAGAAGGCGGCCTACGAGCGCGCTATCGACACGCTGCAGGACGGGGAGCGGACCGCGTTCGCCTTCGTGGGGAAGCCCGAGGACTCGTCGATAGACGAGATCGAGCGGAGCGCCGCCGACCTGCGCGAGCTCGGCATCGAGCCGCAGCTGCTGGTCGTCAACGGCTACCTGCCGGAGTCGGTGTGTGACGACCCGTTCTTCGGCGGGAAACGCGAGGACGAACGGGCCGTCATCGACCGCGCGAGATCGGCGTTTTCCGACCGGGCGGTCGCGACGTACCCGTTACAGCCCGGCGAGATCGCCGGACTGGACCTCCTCTCGGACGTGAGCGGCGTCATCTACGACGGCGACGAGCCCGCGGTCGACGTCGACGACGGGGCGGCCGCACCGAGCGCGGACGCGACACCCGACGTCGACTCGCTCGCCGACGCCGACGCGGTCGCCGACCAGCTTCGCCCGGCGGACGGGACGCGCTACCTGTTTTTCACCGGGAAGGGCGGCGTCGGCAAGAGCACGGTCGCGTCGACGACGGCGACCGCGCTCGCCGAGCAGGGGTACGAGACGCTGGTCGTCACCACCGACCCGGCCGCCCACCTCGAGGACATCTTCGGCGAGCCGGTCGGACACGAGCCCACGTCCGTCGGGCAACCCGGCCTCGATGCGGCGCGGATCGACCAGGAGCGCGCGCTCGAGGAGTACCGCGAGCAGGTCCTCGACCACGTCACCGAGATGTACGAGGACGGCGACGGGGACGTCGACGTCGACGCCGCGGTCGCCAACGTCGAGGAGGAACTGGAGTCGCCCTGCGCCGAGGAGATGGCCGCGCTCGAGAAGTTCGTGAGCTACTTCGACGAGGACGGGTACGACGTGGTCGTCTTCGACACCGCCCCGACGGGCCACACGCTGCGACTGCTGGAGTTGCCGAGCGACTGGAAGGGCTTCATGGATCTGGGGTCGCTGACGAGGGGCGCGGCGCCAGAGAGCGCCGACAGGTACGACGACGTGATCGAGACGATGCAGGACCCCGCCCGGAGCACGTTCGCCTTCGTGATGTCGCCCGAGTACACGCCGATGATGGAGGCGTATCGGGCCGCCGAGGACCTCCGCGACCAGGTCGGCATCGAGACCTCGCTCGTCGTGGCGAACTACCTCCTGCCGGAGGAGTACGGCGACAACGCCTTCTTCGAGAGCCGGCGCGCACAGCAGCGCCGCTACATAGACGAGATCGCCGACCGGTTCGACGCGCCGATGATGCTCGCGCCGCTCCGGGGCGACGAGCCGGTGGGCCTCGACGACCTCCGGTCGTTCGCCGAGGCGATCGCCGGGCTGGAGTCCCTAGACGAGGAGGCCCCGGAGGTGACCGCGTCGTGA